AGCACTTAGTACTCTTTGCATTGGCTTTTGGGCACGAAGAGAAACATCAAAAGCACTGCAAACAAAAAGGGCAAACCTACTTTTACACTGAGAGAAAGTTGAATGTGGTCAAAGACAGAAAAAACACTATCCAGGACACATTCACAGAGAATtcctagagaaaaggaaagataaagcaGCCCCAAGATTCCGATTGCTTGGCTCCCTAGGAAGACCGAAAAGAACCCATGCTATGTGATTATGTTTAAGATTATACGGAATTTCCAAGACTCCACAAGACTTTGGGTTTCGTTACCTCCAGGGCTCCCCAACCAAgtcaaggaagaggcagaggcgaCCCTGACCGACCGTGGGTCGCTCTGGGACAACGTGGCTGGGCCCGCTGCCCAGGGGACCAGGCTCAGCTCCCAGCAGCCTCAGAACGCGGAATGCTCCGCACCACCCCGCCAGAGTGGGGCCGAGGCGCGGGAGCCACCTTGCTGGGCGCAGGGAGGACGGACACTGGCCTGGCCactgggttttggttttgcttttatttcttgcccCATTCTGGCGTGGCCTTTTTCCTTCGGcaaagggcggagggagaggctgtgggggaaggggcggTTGGCATACGTGGTGCAATACTGCCATCAAGCGGAACTCCTCGGCGGACCCGTGAGCCCCGCGCTGCTGGGCCTTTCCGGAGTCGGGAGGCCCAGGAGTGACGTGGGAGTCCCAGGCGGGACGGGCGACGGGCCCACCGTCGGCCTGTCCCCACAACGGCCCCGCGCTGCAGCGATCCCCCGCGCCCTGGGCAACCTGGGAGGCTCGAAGACGAGCAGCGGGACAGAGCGCCAGGCCCGGGGGCCCTGCGGGTCGGGCACGGGAAGCCAATGCTGGGCACCCTGGTGGCCGCCATGTCTGGGCGGGACCAGAGGAGTGGAAGCCCGCCCGGAGCGGGAAGGAGCACCCAGCCGGCCCGGGGCGCCGGGCCTTTGGCCCGGGGACGGGCGTTCCCTGGCCGCCGGGCCCCAtccccaaggagctggagcaGGATGGGTTGGGTGGGCCCAGGGCCCTGCAAGCCTCGCCAACCACCAGCACGGGAACGGGGAGGGCTGCTGCAATTGTCGGTGGGGACGGAGGAGGGACCCTGATGTCCCGTCCCCGTGCCCGCTTCTGGGGATCGGGTGTGGAGCCCGGCCACCCGGTGTCGAGGGACCTGGAGGGTGCGTTGGTCTCGGGAGGCGGCGGGGGAGATGGTGGTGGCGCCTGCCGAGAGGAGCAGAGTCTAGGAGGGACAGGCCCCCACCCGGGTACGAGACAAAGTGGAAGCAGCAGCACCAGCCTCCTTCCTCACGCACggcaacacccctccccccgccaaccAGATCTGGGCCCAGGAAGCCGAGGCCCGAGACACACGGGGCAGGTGCAGTGCCAACTCTCCGGGCTTCCCTGCCTCTGACGTCCGGCGGAGGCCTGGCCCCAGGGCTCCCCGACCCGAGGCGAGGCAGAGCCGTCCGCCCAGGGCCTCCGAGTCGGAGTTTGCACACTTCACGTTCTGGGCCGCCTTCGCCAACAGCTCACCGGAGCGGGCGGGGCAACGACAAGAGAACGGCGCCGGCTGGCTCCCGCCTCCGCGTCCCAATGCCACGCTAGCTTCGGGGGTTGGTCACCGAAGGACCGGTGTGCAACTGCCTGCCCAGAGGGCCAGGCACCTTGGGATCGCAGGGCCCCTTCTGTCCCGCCCGGGACGCCCACTTCCCTCCCAGGCCGGCCACAGCCGGGGGCTCCCGGGATCGCAGAAGAGTTCCGCTTGATGGCAGTATTGCACCACGAATGCCAAGTGGCCCTTCCCCCAGggcctctccctccgcccttcgCCAAAGAAAAAAGGCCAAGCCCTGTCCACCCTGGCTGCAACATGGCGGCTCCCAGGTCTCCGCCGCTCTCCTGGGGGAGACCTCCCGCTTCTCAGGTTGGCTGGAGCGGGGAGCCTCGTCTCCTCTGGCTCCTCGCAGCCTGCCCAAAAGCAAGCACGAGGCTCACGAGGCCCAGCGAGGGTCAGCGAGGCTCCCGGCCCCGGCCACGAACCCATCCGGGGCTCCACCTTGGCCCGCGCCACTCTGCAGGACACCCGGGGACACGCGCGGTTCTGCTCCTGGGCCCGGAGCCCCAGCCACGCCCCGACGGCCGGTGCCCGATCCTCAGTCGGGACCCCCCCGAGGCCTCCGAGGGCCCAGGCACCAAGGTCGGCGGCGGCCCGCGGGCACCGGCCGTGGGGTCAACAGTGAGGTCCCACCTCCCGCGGCCAGACTCAGAGGGGTCCCGGACACCGGGACCCTCGCCACCGCCTCTCCTGCCGGCCCAGGCTCCAACTCTGGACAGCTCCCTCCGGAGGGGCAGGCCGGGGAGGGGCACCCCCCAGGGGCGCCCCTGCGCCTCCGGACCCGGGCCGTTCCCAGCCGACCGGGACACCAGGCCCACGCACGACACTGCTGCTCCTCTTCCCCGTCCATCGGCTCAGATCCCAGAGTGGACACCTCCCCGGTCACATCCACTGCACCCTCACGACCGGCCTCTCGGACCTGGGGcacaagagaagggaaaacaagcGCGCGCGCAGAGATgccacacgcgcacacacgctaCGCACGCTCAAGAAAACGCACTTGAAATCACACAGACCCACGCTCGTGCGAATTCACTCcaacgcacgcacgcacgcacccGCTCACAGAGGCCGCCGTCCCCCGGAAAACGTGGCAGACCACAGCCAGATGTCACCCTTTCCCAACCCTCAGCTGGTGGCCCACACGCCCCACGGCACGCGCCGCTAGCGGTCAAGGACAGGCGTCCCAATCGACCCCAGTCCCTGCGCCCAAGGCCCTTACAGGGTGCTCCTTTCAGGCACGCGGAGCCCTCTGCCTCCTCGAGAATGGCACGAGACTCGACGCCTTCAACCCTCGGGGAACATTTTTGCTTCCCGCCCCGCAAacaggagaggctgcttctcccggGCCTCTGGCCCGAGAGGCCCAGCACCTCACTCTTAACAGGGCATGAAGCTGACGCTCGGTCCCTCCGGTGGTGAGCAAAAGCCCTGACTcgcaacacccccaccccaagccccggggacagctccagctccagctccagctccagctccagctccaggggGTCCTTCCGGTCCCTTCCCTCGCTTCGGTCCTACGAACGCTGGCTGAATGACACCCTGTTGGATACACACCCCCACCCACCgctcccccccgcccgcccccccccccctcccgcgCCCGCAGACTCCCGTCCCGAGGCCTGAGGCCCGGTCTGGGGATAGGGGGAGAAAGATGACGCACCCGTCGGCCTCTGCTCTCTCAACCCGGTGCCAAGCGGCCCCGCAAAGAGACACGTCCTCCCAAGGACGGCCGGGCACGGGCCATGTCTGTCGTGGCCCCGGGGCACCGGTACGGGCACGCAcgcccgcctgcctgcctgcccgtcTCCCGGGCCCAGGGCAAGGGAGCCAGAGCGGCCGGAGCCCCTCTCAGGGGTTGCCAGCGCCCGCGCGCTACTCCCCTGACAAGGGCCTGGCCCGGGCCGCCCTCAAGTCCCAAGGGTCATCCCGGACACTCTCACCTGCCCGGCCTTGCAAGCGGGCTGACCGACAGTTGCCCACCGGCACCCCCAACTCCGCCGCGCCCCGGCGGAAACCGCCAGTCTCCATTCTCCGGGGCCTGCCACCCGTTGCAGGGATCCCCTCCCGCCCACAAAGTGAAGGCCTGAGCACCCTCGGAGCCGCAGACCACAGCCACGGGAAGACCCCCAACGGGGATGCGCCGCCCCGGGAAGGAAGGGCCTGGCTCCAAGAGCAGTCACCTGCCCGCACGGTCCGACGGTCGGGGTGGCGACAAGGGAGGGTaacggggcgggggctggggcatCAGCTGCGTTGGGCTGGCGGTCGGCTCGCCAAGCACAGCCCGGGCACGGGCCCCACGGGGCCCCACGGTACCCCGCGGCGCCCTTCTCGGCACCTGCCGCACAGGCTACACGTACCCTGCCCGGGCCCTGCCCCAACCCTCAAGGACCTCCTCCTGCGGTGTCACCGCAGCGACACCCACCCTCCCCGCGTGCAGTCAAGACGAGGCCAGCGAAGACCGGCTCCCCGGCCTCGGGCCCGGGGTGACCCACTCGCTCCCCTCCGGGTAGGCCCCTAGGGGACGGCAAGGCAAGCACGGTGGCCGACGGGTCCGGGGACCCAGCGCTCCGCGGGGGACCCCTGTGGGCGCCGCGGCCCAAGCCGCGCGGATGCCGCCGGGCTCGCGGGCAAGGGCTGGGGGACAAGGAGATCCAGGTTGTCAACACCCCGGTGCCCCGGGGGGGTCTGGCCAACAAGCAGGTGAGCCTGCACAGCCACTGgctctcccctaccccaccccaacccccgcccGCCACCGAAGCACACAAATACTGAGGGCCTTCCTGGGAGCTGACACCTGTGAGGACAAGAGGCACGAGCCCCCACTTCAAGCACGCGTTCGGGGTGCCGGTGTGCGGCATCGTGTGCGGATGCTTGGGGACAcgtgtggaggaggagaaggcatgaCCCATCCCGGGCCCTCTTGCACACGTGGGCTACCGGGACAGCCGGGGGCCTCCGCTATGCTCGGTCCCAGTGATGCAGACCGTGAGCCTCCTTCGTGGCCCCGGCACACCGGTGACCGACCGTGGGTCCCTCTGGGACAACGTGGCTGGGCCCGCTGCCCAGGGGACCAGGGGACCAGGCTCAGCTCCCAGCAGCCTCAGAACGCGGAATGCTCCGCACCACCCCGCCAGAGTGGGGCCGAGGCGCGGGAGCCACCTTGCTGGGCGCAGGGAGGACGGACACTGGCCTGGCCactgggttttggttttgcttttatttcttgcccCATTCTGGCGTGGCCTTTTTCCTTCGGcaaagggcgga
This region of Meles meles chromosome X, mMelMel3.1 paternal haplotype, whole genome shotgun sequence genomic DNA includes:
- the LOC123934933 gene encoding translation initiation factor IF-2-like isoform X2, producing the protein MGPGGQGTPVPGPKARRPGPAGCSFPLRAGFHSSGPAQTWRPPGCPALASRARPAGPPGLALCPAARLRASQVAQGAGDRCSAGPLWGQADGGPVARPAWDSHVTPGPPDSGKAQQRGAHGSAEEFRLMAVLHHVCQPPLPPQPLPPPFAEGKRPRQNGARNKSKTKTQWPGQCPSSLRPARWLPRLGPTLAGWCGAFRVLRLLGAEPGPLGSGPSHVVPERPTVGQGRLCLFLDLVGEPWRSGSEAAYRCLYQSLSVCDRNTFSSVSVHPEEISLSNHL
- the LOC123934933 gene encoding translation initiation factor IF-2-like isoform X1, whose translation is MGPGGQGTPVPGPKARRPGPAGCSFPLRAGFHSSGPAQTWRPPGCPALASRARPAGPPGLALCPAARLRASQVAQGAGDRCSAGPLWGQADGGPVARPAWDSHVTPGPPDSGKAQQRGAHGSAEEFRLMAVLHHVCQPPLPPQPLPPPFAEGKRPRQNGARNKSKTKTQWPGQCPSSLRPARWLPRLGPTLAGWCGAFRVLRLLGAEPGPLGSGPSHVVPERPTVGQGRLCLFLDLVGEPWRSGSEAAYRCLYQSLSVCDRNTFSSVSVHPEEISLSNHNEKIDTSPKI